The genomic region CTGAACAGCGCGCCGCCGTGCAGCACGTTGCCACGGTTGCGCAGTTGCGGCGTCAGCGCCAGCGCCACCTCGGCAATGCCGGTGTCCAGGCGTTGCACGCGGCAGCCGAGCAACTCGCTGAAGGCGCTCTGGGTCAGACCGTCAGGAATTTCCATCAACGCTTCTTCAACTGCTTGGCGTTGGCGAACAGCGAGGCCATGGCCTGGTTGGCCGGGGCTGCGGTTTCCTTGCGCGGGGCGTTGTTCTGCGACTGGCGTGGTGCCGAGCCCGGACGCGAGCCACGGGCACCGTCGATCTTCTCGCCCGGGGTGTCGCCCATGCGCATCGACAGGCCGACGCGTTTGCGCGGTATGTCGATTTCCATGACCTTGACCTTGACCACGTCGCCGGCCTTGACCGCTTCACGTGGGTCCTTGACGAACTTCTCCGACAGCGCCGAGATGTGCACCAGACCATCCTGGTGGACACCGATGTCGACGAAGGCGCCGAAGTTGGTCACGTTGGTCACCACGCCTTCGAGGATCATTCCCAGTTCGAGGTCCTTGAGGTCTTCGACACCGTCCTGGAACGCGGCGGTCTTGAACTCGGGGCGCGGGTCGCGGCCCGGTTTGTCCAGTTCCTGCAGAATGTCGGTGACAGTCGGCAGGCCGAAGGTCTCATCGGTGAATTTCTTCGGGTCCAGGCGCTTGAGGAAGCCGCTGTCGCCGATCAGCGAGCGGATATCGCGGTCGGTTTCGGCGGCGATGCGCTGCACCAGCGGGTAGGCTTCCGGGTGCACTGCGGAGGCGTCCAGCGGGTTGTCGCCGTTCATCACACGCAGGAAGCCTGCGGCCTGTTCGAAGGTTTTTTCGCCCAGGCGCGGGACCTTTTTCAGGGCGGCGCGGGTCTTGAACGCGCCGTTTTCGTCACGGTGGCTGACAATGTTCTGCGCCAGGGTGGTATTGAGGCCGGAGATCCGTGCCAGCAGCGCCACCGACGCGGTGTTGACGTCGACGCCGACGGCGTTCACGCAGTCCTCGACCACCGCGTCCAGGCCACGGGCCAGCTTCAACTGCGAAACGTCGTGCTGATACTGGCCGACACCGATGGATTTCGGATCGATCTTCACCAGTTCGGCCAGTGGGTCCTGCAGTCGGCGGGCGATGGACACCGCGCCACGGATCGATACGTCGAGGTCCGGGAATTCCCGCGCGGCCAGCTCCGATGCCGAGTACACCGAAGCGCCGGCCTCGGAAACCATGACCTTGGTCAGGCGCATGGCTGGGTATTTCTTGATCAGCTCGGCGGCCAGTTTGTCGGTTTCGCGGCTGGCGGTGCCGTTGCCGATGGCGATCAGGTCCACCGAGTGCTTGGCGCACAACGCGGCGAGGATGGCCAGGGTCTGGTCCCACTTGTTATGCGGCACGTGCGGGTAGACGGTGGCGTGGTCGAGCAGCTTGCCAGTGGCGTCCACCACGGCCACCTTGCAGCCGGTACGCAGGCCGGGGTCGAGCCCCAGCGTCGCGCGCGGACCCGCTGGGGCGGCCAGCAGCAGGTCGTGCAGGTTGTGGGCGAAGACATTGATCGCCTCGGTTTCCGCGCCATCGCGCAGCTCGCCGAGCAGATCGGTTTCCAGGTGGGTGTAGAGCTTGACCTTCCAGGTCCAGCGCACCACTTCGCTCAGCCACTTGTCGGCGGGACGGTTCTGGTTCTGGATGCCGACATGTTGGCTGATCATGCCTTCGCAGGGATGCAGCGTGCCGGGCAGATCGTCACCGACTTTCAGCGAGGAGGCGAGAATGCCCTCGTTGCGGCCACGGAAGATCGCCAGGGCACGGTGCGACGGCATGCTTTTGAGCGGTTCGTCGTGCTCGAAGTAGTCGCGGAACTTGGCGCCTTCCTCTTCCTTGCCGGCGATCACGCGGGCACTGAGGATCGCTTCCTGCTTGAGGAAGCTGCGCAGTTTTTCCAGCAGGCTGGCGTCTTCGGCGAAGCGCTCCATCAGGATGTACTTGGCGCCCTCGAGGACGGCCTTGGTGTCGGCGAAGCCTTTTTCGGCATCGACAAAGCGCGCCGCTTCGCTTTCCGGCGTCAGCGACGGATCGTTGAAGAGGCTGTCGGCCAGTTCGCCGAGGCCGGCTTCCAGGGCGATCTGGCCCTTGGTGCGGCGCTTCTGCTTGTACGGCAGGTACAAGTCTTCGAGGCGGGTCTTGGTGTCGGCGAGCTGGATGTCGCGGGCCAGGGCAGGGGTCAGCTTGCCTTGCTCCTCGATGCTGGCGAGGATGCTGGCACGCCGTTCGTCGAGTTCTCGCAGATAACGCAGGCGTTCTTCCAGGTGCCGCAGTTGGGTGTCGTCCAGGCTGCCGGTCACCTCTTTGCGGTAACGGGCGATGAAGGGTACTGTCGAACCCTCATCCAATAGGGCGACGGCCGCTTCGACCTGTTGTGGGCGTACGCCGAGTTCTTCGGCGATGCGGCTGTTGATGCTGTCCATAAAACCACCTGACAAAGTGTGAAATCAGGCAAGCCGGGCCTTTGGGCCTGTCGGGCGTGCCTGGTTTGGGATCAAAAGGCGCACCTTGTGACCCGTGAAATCAGCACATTGCTGTGAGCCTTTGAAAAAAGATGGCATCGAACAGCAATGATCAGACGTTGCCTGACGCAGAAGGCGGGGCATTATAACCAGCGTTCCGGGCTTGGGGGGATTGTGCGCGTGTAGGCATAAAACGGTGTTTGCTGGTAGTCGAGGAAAAATCTGCTAACAATGCACAGGATACGCAGGAGAGCCTGCTGGCCCCATAATGCGCGCCGAGATCAAAGGAGCAACCCATGAGCAGCACTGCACAAACTGCTGAAGGCGAAAAAATTCTCATCGTGGACGACGATCCGGGGCTGA from Pseudomonas asplenii harbors:
- a CDS encoding Tex family protein is translated as MDSINSRIAEELGVRPQQVEAAVALLDEGSTVPFIARYRKEVTGSLDDTQLRHLEERLRYLRELDERRASILASIEEQGKLTPALARDIQLADTKTRLEDLYLPYKQKRRTKGQIALEAGLGELADSLFNDPSLTPESEAARFVDAEKGFADTKAVLEGAKYILMERFAEDASLLEKLRSFLKQEAILSARVIAGKEEEGAKFRDYFEHDEPLKSMPSHRALAIFRGRNEGILASSLKVGDDLPGTLHPCEGMISQHVGIQNQNRPADKWLSEVVRWTWKVKLYTHLETDLLGELRDGAETEAINVFAHNLHDLLLAAPAGPRATLGLDPGLRTGCKVAVVDATGKLLDHATVYPHVPHNKWDQTLAILAALCAKHSVDLIAIGNGTASRETDKLAAELIKKYPAMRLTKVMVSEAGASVYSASELAAREFPDLDVSIRGAVSIARRLQDPLAELVKIDPKSIGVGQYQHDVSQLKLARGLDAVVEDCVNAVGVDVNTASVALLARISGLNTTLAQNIVSHRDENGAFKTRAALKKVPRLGEKTFEQAAGFLRVMNGDNPLDASAVHPEAYPLVQRIAAETDRDIRSLIGDSGFLKRLDPKKFTDETFGLPTVTDILQELDKPGRDPRPEFKTAAFQDGVEDLKDLELGMILEGVVTNVTNFGAFVDIGVHQDGLVHISALSEKFVKDPREAVKAGDVVKVKVMEIDIPRKRVGLSMRMGDTPGEKIDGARGSRPGSAPRQSQNNAPRKETAAPANQAMASLFANAKQLKKR